In Nitrospirota bacterium, the sequence TATAGATTTTTCACACTAATCAAATGACAGAAAAATCTTTGAAAACAAAGCTCCCTATAGGTGAGATTCTCCTCAAAGACAAACTGATAAACGAAGAAAAGCTTGAGATAGCCCTTAAGGAGCAGTCTGTCATGCCTCCGCCTCCTAAACGCATAGGAGAAATTCTCAGGATTCTCGGTTTTGCGTCAGAGCAGGATGTCCTTGGCGCGCTGGGTTATCAGCTTGGAGTAAAATATCTTCCGTTTTCCGAATTCCCAAAGACAATCCCTGACGATTTTTATCCAACCGCCAAATTCATGAAACAATACAAGCTGGTCCCTGTCGGCAGTGATGAAAATGTACTGAAGATTGCAATGGTGGACCCCCTGGATGAATATGCTATTAAGGCACTGCGTGTGTTTACGGATAAATCTCTGGAGATATATCTCAGCGGTGAAAAGGATGTAATGGAGGCAATTGAGCAGTATTTCGGAGGCGATGTCCAGATGACAACAATAATGGCAGGCATGAGAGAGGAAGACGAGGCTGAAACTGTCATTGACATGCATGAAGACGTCCATCACCTTAGGGATATGGCATTTGAAGCTCCGATCGTCAAGCTCGTAAATATGCTCATTACGCGCGCGGTTGAAGGCAGGGCCAGCGACATCCACATAGAGCCTTTTGAAAGCAATGTCAAGGTGAGATACAGGATTGACGGCGCATTGAATGAGATAGAAGCCCTTCCAAAAAGGATTCAGGCGGCTGTCATTTCCAGAGTAAAGATAATGTCCCGGCTGAACATTGCCGAACGGAGGCTCCCGCAGGACGGAAGAATAAAGCTGAGGGTTTCAGGCCGAGACATTGACATCAGGGTTTCAACCATCCCGACCATATTTGGAGAGAGCATTGTCATGAGGATACTGGATAAAGGCAGCGCCCTTGTGGTCCTTGAACACCTCGGTTTTCCAGAAGATGCACTTAATAAATACAAGGCGTTAATCACAATCCCGTACGGGATGATTCTCGTGACAGGCCCCACAGGAAGCGGAAAGACAACAACACTTTATGCGGCGCTCAGCCAGATAAATTCCCCTGACAAAAAAATCATCACAATTGAAGACCCGATTGAATATCAGATTGAAGGCATAAACCAGATACAGGTAAAACCCAAGATAGGGCTCACATTTGCCAACGGACTGAGGCATATCGTGCGTCAGGACCCTGATGTAATCATGGTTGGTGAAATCAGGGATGTTGAAACGGCTGAAATCGCAATTCACTCGGCGCTCACCGGGCATCTTGTCTTCAGCACGCTCCATACAAACGATGCGCCCGGGGCTGTGACAAGGCTCGTGGATATGGGCATTGAGGGCTTTCTTGTCGCATCCTCACTTGCCGGCATTGTGGCGCAAAGACTTGTAAGGATAATCTGTCCTCACTGCAAAGAACCCTTTGTGCCTAAAACCGAGATGCTTGAAAAAATTCAGGCTGAGACCTCAGGCATTACTGCTTATCACGGCGCCGGCTGTGAAGAATGCAGGCATACGGGATATAAAGGCAGGACCGGAATCTTTGAGCTGATGATTATGACCGAAGACTTAAGGCGGATGGTGCTGGCTAAGGCAAGCTCCGACGTCATCAGGGAAAAGGCGATGGAGCAGGGGATGCAGGTCTTAAGGGAATCCGGCTGGCAAAAGGCAAAAGATGGGATAACCACCATTGAGGAAGTCCTGCGGGCCACGCAGGAGGAAATTTAACGCAGAGTGGATACTTATTCCTACGAGGCAACAACAAAAGAAGGCACTGTAATAACAGGCACTCTGGAGGCGGAAAACGAGCGCAGGGCTGTGGACCGCATTCAGGACCTGGGCTATTTCCCCTTAAGGATCAGCAAGGCTGAAGAACGCAGGGGTTTTGGCATAAGCGCCCTGCCCTTGCCGGGTTTCCGCAGTAAAATAAAAGAATCCGACATAATGACTTTTACTTATCAGATCGGCGTACTTATTGATGCAGGCTTTCCGCTGGAGAGGGCATTATCAATACTTTCGGAACTAAGCGAGAAGAAAGCGCTTAAGGATCTCCTCAAAGATATCTTATCGCATGTGCGGGGCGGAAAATCATTTTCAGAAGCGCTGTCAAAATTCCCGGCAGAGTTCCCGGCCTTTTACGTAAACATGATAAAGGCCGGCGAGGCCGGCGGATTTCTTGAAGATACAATCTCAAGAATGGTCGTGTATCTTGAAAATTCCCAGAGGTTAAAAGAAGACGTCCGTTCAGCGCTTATTTATCCGGCGATTCTCTGCACAGTGGGAGGCGCTGCCGTGATAGTCCTTCTTACATTTGTCGTGCCGAGGTTTTCGCAAATATTTTCGGATGCAGGCACAGCGCTCCCCCTGCCCACTGTAATCCTTCTTTCAATCAGCTCTATGCTCAGGCGTTACTGGTGGATTATTGGAATCCTGCTGTACGGGTTATTTATCCTCCTGCGCCGCCATATGAAAAGCGAAGCCGGAAGGCGCTTATGGGATGAGGCAAAATTCAGGCTTCCTTTATTCGGCAAACTTTTTAGAGAAAGCGTCGTCTCCCGTTTTGCAAGGACGCTGGGCACTCTGCTGGCAAACGGCGTTCCGATACTTAATGCGCTTCAAATAGTAAAAGGAACCATGGGAAGCGAAAAAATGGCAGAGGTGGTATCCTCGGTCAGGGAAGGCGTCAGAAAAGGAAAGGGAATCGCAGAGCCGCTTAAAGCCAGCAATGTCTTTCCCCCCCTGGCCATTCACATGGTTATTGTCGGAGAGGAAACAGGAAAGCTTGACGAAATGCTCCTTAAGATAGCCGACCGATTTGACCTGCAGGTAAGAACTACCGTAAAAAGGATGCTCTCCCTGCTTGAGCCGGCGTTAATACTTTTGATGGGCGCTGTGGTGGGATTTATCGTCATAGCAATGCTTATGGCAATATTCAGCATAAATGAATTGCCGTTTTAGACTAATAAGGTTGAATTATGAAGGCTGAAGGTCAAGTTAAGAAAAACCTTTTTAGAATCGGAGGTTAGCATGGACAACAAAATTAACAATCCAAAATCAAGGGAATCTGTTCACTATTCACTGTTCACCGTTCACTGTTCACCGTTCACTGTTCACTCCCGCAGGGCAGGTTTCACCCTCATTGAATTAATGGTGGTAATGATAATACTCGGACTTCTGGCTGCCATTGTCGTCCCGAAATTTATCGGGAAAGTCGGTCCCGCAAAACAAAAAGCATCTCAGGCTCAGATTGAGCTTTTCGGCACTGCCCTTGACTCTTTTCACCTTGACGTAGGGCGGTACCCCACAACAGCAGAGGGGCTTCAGGCATTGATAACAAGATCTGCAGGCGCTGACGACTGGAAAGGACCGTATCTTAAAAAACAAGAAATACCGCCTGACCCCTGGGGGAATCCTTATCATTACGACTCCCCGGGCGCTCACGGAGAGTA encodes:
- the gspE gene encoding type II secretion system ATPase GspE translates to MTEKSLKTKLPIGEILLKDKLINEEKLEIALKEQSVMPPPPKRIGEILRILGFASEQDVLGALGYQLGVKYLPFSEFPKTIPDDFYPTAKFMKQYKLVPVGSDENVLKIAMVDPLDEYAIKALRVFTDKSLEIYLSGEKDVMEAIEQYFGGDVQMTTIMAGMREEDEAETVIDMHEDVHHLRDMAFEAPIVKLVNMLITRAVEGRASDIHIEPFESNVKVRYRIDGALNEIEALPKRIQAAVISRVKIMSRLNIAERRLPQDGRIKLRVSGRDIDIRVSTIPTIFGESIVMRILDKGSALVVLEHLGFPEDALNKYKALITIPYGMILVTGPTGSGKTTTLYAALSQINSPDKKIITIEDPIEYQIEGINQIQVKPKIGLTFANGLRHIVRQDPDVIMVGEIRDVETAEIAIHSALTGHLVFSTLHTNDAPGAVTRLVDMGIEGFLVASSLAGIVAQRLVRIICPHCKEPFVPKTEMLEKIQAETSGITAYHGAGCEECRHTGYKGRTGIFELMIMTEDLRRMVLAKASSDVIREKAMEQGMQVLRESGWQKAKDGITTIEEVLRATQEEI
- a CDS encoding type II secretion system F family protein, translating into MDTYSYEATTKEGTVITGTLEAENERRAVDRIQDLGYFPLRISKAEERRGFGISALPLPGFRSKIKESDIMTFTYQIGVLIDAGFPLERALSILSELSEKKALKDLLKDILSHVRGGKSFSEALSKFPAEFPAFYVNMIKAGEAGGFLEDTISRMVVYLENSQRLKEDVRSALIYPAILCTVGGAAVIVLLTFVVPRFSQIFSDAGTALPLPTVILLSISSMLRRYWWIIGILLYGLFILLRRHMKSEAGRRLWDEAKFRLPLFGKLFRESVVSRFARTLGTLLANGVPILNALQIVKGTMGSEKMAEVVSSVREGVRKGKGIAEPLKASNVFPPLAIHMVIVGEETGKLDEMLLKIADRFDLQVRTTVKRMLSLLEPALILLMGAVVGFIVIAMLMAIFSINELPF
- the gspG gene encoding type II secretion system major pseudopilin GspG, which gives rise to MDNKINNPKSRESVHYSLFTVHCSPFTVHSRRAGFTLIELMVVMIILGLLAAIVVPKFIGKVGPAKQKASQAQIELFGTALDSFHLDVGRYPTTAEGLQALITRSAGADDWKGPYLKKQEIPPDPWGNPYHYDSPGAHGEYDLYSYGKDNAEGGSDEGTDITSWQALK